The Blastopirellula sediminis sequence CTGGAAGGGACCGACGTCAACATCGGCATTACGCTCTTGGGCGTTGCGCTCGCGTTTGGGCTGACGGTGCTGACGATGGCCTTTGCGATCGGGCATATCTCCGGATGCCATCTCAACCCGGCCGTTTCGCTGGGGCTTGCCGCGGGAGGACGATTCGCGGCGAAGGATCTTGTTCCTTACATCGTCGCGCAGTTGTTGGGCGCGTTGGCCGGTTCCGCGGTGCTCTACGTGATCGCTTCCGGCAAAGAGGGCTTTTCGCTGGCCGATGGTTTCGCCGCGAACGGCTATGCGGAACATTCGCCGGCTGGCTATTCGCTGATCGCTTGCCTGGTCGCCGAGATCGTTCTCACCTTCATGTTTTTGATGATCATTATGGGATCGACCGACTCGCGAGCCCCGGCCGGTCTGGCGCCGATCGCGATCGGACTAGGGCTGACGTTGATTCACTTGATTGGGATTCCGGTCACCAATCTCTCGGTCAATCCGGCCCGCTCGACCGGCCCGGCAGTCTTTGTCGGCGGCTGGGCGCTGATGCAGCTCTGGCTCTTCTGGGTTGCGCCGATCATCGGCGCCATCGCCGCTGGGGCGCTCTATCGCGGTTGTTTTGAGGAAGTGAAAGCGGAAGAGTAGCTTTCTTGAAGGAGAAAATGGCGAACCTTTGAGACGGTTTTCCTATCTAGAGGATTGAGGAAGCGTCGCCTCGCATTCTGCCGCATTGGTTTCACAAGAGAGAAGTTCTATTCGCGAATTATTTTGATTCAACCGAGTTGCGTCGCGCCGTAGATATGCAGCGACGAAGCTACCGATTGCTTCGTTGGATGGCGGACTCCGTCACCCGGGGATTGATTCCGTTGGGAACAGTCCATCCCTATTCGGAATTGCCGAAAGCGACCG is a genomic window containing:
- the aqpZ gene encoding aquaporin Z codes for the protein MGLGKRCTAEFIGTFWLVFGGCGSAVLASVVGAKLEGTDVNIGITLLGVALAFGLTVLTMAFAIGHISGCHLNPAVSLGLAAGGRFAAKDLVPYIVAQLLGALAGSAVLYVIASGKEGFSLADGFAANGYAEHSPAGYSLIACLVAEIVLTFMFLMIIMGSTDSRAPAGLAPIAIGLGLTLIHLIGIPVTNLSVNPARSTGPAVFVGGWALMQLWLFWVAPIIGAIAAGALYRGCFEEVKAEE